A stretch of the Vigna radiata var. radiata cultivar VC1973A chromosome 7, Vradiata_ver6, whole genome shotgun sequence genome encodes the following:
- the LOC106767065 gene encoding probable polyamine transporter At3g13620: protein MEDSFHSSTPTSEEHLLDHREGAEREQHGANTKSHKKLALLPLVFLIYFEVAGGPYGEEPAVGAAGPLIAILGFVVFPFIWSIPEALLTAELATTFPGNGGFVIWANEAFGPFWGSLMGFWKFYSGVINLASYPVLCIDYLKLVIPALSSGSPRFVSIILSTCTLSFLNYSGLAIVGYTAVALGVVSLLPFVLLSFFSLPKIDPSRWLSWGQEGVERDWTLYFNTIFWNLNFWDSASTLAGEVEEPHRTFPKALLSAGLLTCLGYIVPLLAATGAMPLDQKSWVGGYFADVAEIIAGKWLKFWMEIGAVLSIIGLFEAQLSSAAFQLLGMADLGFLPRIFGERSKWFNTPWMAILVSTVIALSVCFFSFTEIISTVNFLYSLGMLLEFAAFLRLRRKFPSLKRPFKVPLGLFGLALMCLIPSVLLVYVMSVASKIVYVISFFLTFLGIALYYFMNVCKSRKWLEFSRV from the coding sequence ATGGAGGATTCCTTCCACTCTTCAACTCCAACTTCTGAGGAACATCTTTTAGACCACAGAGAAGGGGCAGAGAGAGAGCAACATGGCGCCAACACCAAGTCACACAAGAAGCTAGCTCTTCTCCCTCTGGTTTTTCTAATCTATTTTGAAGTTGCTGGAGGCCCCTATGGTGAAGAGCCTGCTGTGGGGGCTGCGGGTCCCCTCATTGCAATCCTTGGCTTTGTGGTTTTCCCCTTCATCTGGAGCATCCCTGAGGCCCTCCTCACTGCAGAATTGGCCACAACCTTCCCTGGTAATGGTGGGTTTGTCATATGGGCTAATGAAGCCTTTGGTCCCTTTTGGGGTTCCCTCATGGGCTTCTGGAAATTCTACAGTGGGGTTATCAACTTAGCCTCATACCCAGTTCTCTGCATAGATTATCTCAAACTAGTGATCCCGGCTCTGTCTTCTGGTTCACCCCGCTTTGTGTCCATAATTCTCTCCACTTGTACGTTGTCTTTTCTCAACTATTCTGGTTTGGCTATAGTGGGTTATACTGCAGTTGCTTTGGGGGTTGTTTCCCTCTTGCCTTTTGTgttactctctttcttttccttgcCCAAGATTGACCCCAGCAGGTGGCTAAGTTGGGGTCAGGAGGGTGTGGAGAGGGACTGGACACTCTACTTCAACACCATCTTTTGGAACTTGAACTTTTGGGACAGTGCCAGTACTCTAGCTGGTGAAGTTGAGGAGCCTCATAGAACATTCCCAAAGGCTCTGTTATCTGCAGGGTTGCTTACATGTTTGGGTTACATTGTTCCCTTGTTGGCAGCCACAGGAGCTATGCCACTTGACCAAAAAAGTTGGGTTGGAGGGTATTTTGCAGATGTGGCTGAGATCATTGCTGGGAAATGGTTGAAATTTTGGATGGAAATCGGTGCTGTTTTGTCAATAATTGGACTGTTTGAAGCTCAACTCAGCAGTGCTGCATTCCAGCTTCTGGGTATGGCTGATTTGGGATTCTTACCAAGAATTTTTGGAGAAAGGTCAAAGTGGTTTAACACTCCTTGGATGGCTATTTTGGTCTCAACGGTTATAGCACTCTCCGTGTGTTTCTTCTCCTTCACAGAGATCATATCTACTGTGAATTTCTTGTACAGTTTGGGAATGCTTTTGGAGTTTGCTGCCTTCCTAAGGTTGAGGAGGAAATTCCCATCTTTGAAAAGACCATTTAAGGTTCCGTTGGGGTTGTTTGGTTTGGCCCTAATGTGTTTGATACCCTCTGTGCTTCTGGTGTATGTCATGAGTGTGGCTTCAAAAATTGTGTATGTGATTAGTTTCTTCTTGACCTTTCTTGGAATTGctttatattatttcatgaaTGTTTGTAAGTCTAGGAAGTGGCTTGAATTCAGCCGTGTTTGA
- the LOC106768349 gene encoding serine/threonine-protein phosphatase PP2A catalytic subunit: MDSVPSNSHGNLDEQISQLMQCKPLSEQEVRILCDKAKEILMEESNVQPVKSPVTICGDIHGQFHDLAELFRIGGKCPDTNYLFMGDYVDRGYYSVETVTLLVALKVRYRQRITILRGNHESRQITQVYGFYDECLRKYGSANVWKIFTDLFDYFPLTALVESEIFCLHGGLSPSIETLDNIRNFDRVQEVPHEGPMCDLLWSDPDDRCGWGISPRGAGYTFGQDISEQFNHTNNLKLIARAHQLVMEGYNWGHDQKVVTIFSAPNYCYRCGNMASILEVDDCKGHTFIQFEPAPRRGEPDVTRRTPDYFL, encoded by the exons ATGGATTCCGTGCCTTCGAATTCACATGGAAACCTCGATGAGCAGATTTCTCAGCTCATGCAGTGCAAACCCTTGTCCGAGCAAGAG GTAAGGATCTTGTGTGATAAGGCAAAAGAGATTTTGATGGAAGAGAGCAATGTGCAG CCTGTTAAAAGTCCTGTTACAATTTGTGGTGATATCCATGGGCAGTTTCATGATCTTGCAGAGCTTTTTCGCATTGGAGGAAAG TGTCCAGATACAAATTACTTGTTTATGGGAGACTATGTTGACCGTGGCTATTATTCTGTGGAAACTGTTACG CTTTTGGTTGCCCTTAAAGTGCGTTATCGACAACGTATCACCATTCTGAGGGGAAATCATGAAAGTCGCCAg ATTACTCAAGTTTATGGGTTTTATGATGAGTGCTTACGGAA GTATGGTTCTGCTAATGTTTGGAAGATCTTTACAGATTTGTTTGACTACTTTCCATTGACAGCATTG GTTGAATCTGAAATATTTTGTCTTCATGGTGGATTGTCACCATCTATTGAAACCCTCGATAACATACGTAATTTTGATCGCGTACAAGAAGTTCCTCATGAGGGACCCATGTGTGATCTTCTGTGGTCGGATCCGGATGATCGTTGTGGTTGGGGCATCTCTCCTAGAGGTGCTGGATATACCTTTGGGCAG GACATATCTGAGCAATTTAATCATACCAATAACTTGAAGCTGATTGCTAGAGCTCACCAGCTGGTTATGGAAGGATATAACTGGGGCCAT GATCAAAAGGTGGTTACTATCTTTAGTGCACCTAATTACTGTTACCGTTGTGGGAACATGGCATCAATTCTCGAGGTTGATGACTGCAAAGGACACACATTCATTCAG TTTGAACCAGCTCCAAGGAGGGGAGAGCCAGATGTAACCAGGAGAACGCCTGACTATTTCCTATGA
- the LOC106768348 gene encoding uncharacterized protein LOC106768348, which produces MEGIPVRSVIPSASTSHSHHLQRKTIIQLSSSSTTKLLTQNRCLRFSVRAKLSSTDFQDFRSYARPSHLLPASEVKVYTDTSVENISSLKEGGSKSLYRVKLCTSSLYGSSISDLNAGILLCLIDENGNSILQRIPVSLMMDHSTESGDITNIDMLHFQRGSADEFIFEGPKIARLEALWVSVESGQWRLGSVSLMVISCEGQPSGLEDGLQSYTGFQYDFQIDDVLLGEGTDLSMLELRPTLVTELEGNDLTNIFNKGLSDSTLLSNPKISKEDSMREYADLKFSLLFYDAMLTLFGTAVASFSAGENAGIDFLIGGVGGFLYLLLLQRSVDELPASELITSDKGRSDAFFRGIKGPIASVALALGLAVIATRYSSGDLQVMLTPKDLIFGMMGFLVCKISVLLAAFKPIALGSKLPTDM; this is translated from the exons ATGGAAGGAATTCCTGTGAGGAGCGTGATACCTTCAGCTTCAACATCTCACTCTCATCATCTCCAAAGGAAAACAATCATACAACTATCATCTTCTTCAACAACAAAGCTTCTCACCCAAAACAGATGCTTACGTTTTTCTGTTCGGGCCAAACTGTCTTCCACTGATTTTCAAG ATTTTCGGAGCTATGCGAGGCCTTCGCATCTTTTGCCAGCCTCTGAGGTGAAAGTGTACACAGATACATCAGTAGAAAACATTTCATCTCTGAAGGAGGGTGGATCCAAATCTTTATATAGGGTCAAGTTATGTACAAGCAGCTTATATGGCTCAAGTATTAGTGACTTAAATGCTGGAATTCTCCTTTGCTTGATAGATGAAAATGGAAACTCCATATTGCAAAGAATCCCTGTTAGTTTGATGATGGATCATTCTACAGAATCAGGGGATATTACGAATATTGACATGCTTCATTTCCAAAGAGGTTCTGCAGATGAATTCATTTTTGAGGGTCCAAAAATTGCAAGACTTGAGGCTCTCTGGGTTAGTGTTGAATCAG GTCAGTGGCGCCTTGGAAGTGTATCCTTAATGGTTATTAGTTGTGAAGGGCAACCGTCTGGATTGGAAGATGGGTTACAAAGTTACACTGGCTTTCAGTATGACTTTCAGATTGATGATGTGTTGCTTGGTGAGGGAACTGATCTGTCCATGTTGGAATTAAGACCTACCCTTGTGACTGAGCTGGAAGGGAATGATCTCACAAACATCTTCAACAAAGGACTTAGTGACTCTACCTTGCTTTCAAATCCTAAGATCTCAAAAGAAGATAGTATGAGGGAATATGCAGATTTGAAGTTCTCATTGTTATTTTATGATGCTATGCTTACACTTTTTGGTACAGCTGTGGCTTCCTTCTCAGCTGGAGAAAATGCTGGTATTGATTTCTTGATTGGTGGGGTTGGAGGCTTCTTGTATCTGCTACTGTTGCAGAGATCTGTGGATGAATTGCCAGCTTCAGAACTGATCACTAGTGACAAAGGTAGAAGTGATGCATTTTTCAGGGGAATTAAGGGTCCAATAGCAAGTGTGGCTTTGGCTCTAGGATTGGCTGTAATTGCAACAAGGTATAGCTCTGGAGATCTTCAAGTCATGCTAACACCAAAAGATCTCATATTTGGAATGATGGGATTTCTTGTATGTAAAATCTCTGTTTTGTTGGCTGCATTTAAGCCTATAGCACTAGGTTCAAAGTTGCCAACTGATATGTAA